A part of Propioniciclava coleopterorum genomic DNA contains:
- a CDS encoding deoxyribonuclease IV: MSIEIGGHVDDPIAAAHADGFPIAQTFLGDPQAWKGHAVPHPGGAAGLKADAEAAGVGLFIHAPYVINVATTNNRIRIPSRQILAKQVKLATEVGARGVIVHGGHVNNGDDPQVGFDNWRKAIEGLDLTVPIFIENTAGGANAMARQLERIARLWDTIADAKGIENVGFCLDTCHAHAGGLDPDGLVDAIKGITGRIDLVHLNDSRDAAGSGADRHAVLGAGECEADYLVSVVREAGAPVILETPTADVSHADQIAWLRARL, translated from the coding sequence ATGAGCATCGAGATCGGCGGCCACGTCGACGACCCGATCGCCGCCGCGCACGCCGACGGCTTCCCGATCGCGCAGACGTTCCTGGGCGACCCGCAGGCCTGGAAGGGCCACGCCGTCCCGCATCCGGGCGGCGCCGCCGGCCTGAAGGCGGACGCCGAGGCGGCCGGGGTGGGCCTGTTCATCCACGCGCCGTACGTCATCAACGTCGCGACCACCAACAACCGGATCCGGATCCCGAGCCGGCAGATCCTCGCCAAGCAGGTGAAGCTGGCCACCGAGGTCGGCGCCCGCGGCGTCATCGTGCACGGCGGCCACGTCAACAACGGCGACGACCCCCAGGTCGGCTTCGACAACTGGCGCAAGGCCATCGAGGGCCTGGACCTGACCGTCCCGATCTTCATCGAGAACACCGCCGGTGGCGCCAACGCGATGGCCCGCCAGCTCGAGAGGATCGCCCGACTCTGGGACACCATCGCCGACGCCAAGGGCATCGAGAACGTCGGATTCTGCCTCGACACCTGCCACGCGCACGCCGGCGGGCTGGATCCCGACGGCTTGGTGGACGCCATCAAGGGCATCACCGGACGCATCGATCTGGTCCACCTCAACGATTCCCGGGACGCCGCGGGCTCGGGCGCGGACCGGCACGCCGTGCTGGGCGCCGGCGAGTGCGAGGCCGACTACCTGGTCTCGGTCGTCCGCGAGGCGGGCGCCCCGGTCATTCTCGAGACCCCGACCGCAGACGTGTCGCACGCCGACCAGATCGCGTGGCTGCGCGCGCGACTCTGA
- a CDS encoding ACT domain-containing protein, translating to MAGMTDLHEILGALRPYVRQGSYVYVTSENPPDVAFHARIVEDEGTTLVLDQAIADEHRLAYDGVFGWITLEAHTSLQAVGITAAVSTALARVGLSCNVIAGFYHDHLLVPIAHVDEAMDVLGGLSA from the coding sequence ATGGCGGGAATGACCGATCTGCACGAGATCCTCGGCGCGCTGCGCCCCTACGTCCGGCAGGGCTCCTACGTCTACGTGACCAGCGAGAACCCGCCCGACGTCGCGTTCCACGCGCGCATCGTCGAGGACGAGGGCACCACGCTCGTGCTGGACCAGGCGATCGCCGACGAGCATCGGCTCGCCTACGACGGGGTGTTCGGCTGGATCACCCTGGAGGCGCACACGTCGCTGCAGGCCGTCGGCATCACCGCCGCGGTCAGCACGGCGCTGGCCCGCGTCGGGCTGTCGTGCAACGTGATCGCCGGCTTCTACCACGACCACCTCCTGGTCCCGATCGCGCACGTCGACGAGGCCATGGACGTGCTGGGCGGGCTGAGCGCATGA
- a CDS encoding nitrite reductase: MSVLIRDRADRCPGILRPWPAADGLLVRVRLVGGRITARQLRGLSVAATVFGDGCVRPTTRANLQLRAFPGTDGVLDADALAAIEASGLLPAPAHDRVRNITVSPQTGLAGGRADLRPLAADLDAQIVASDVLPGLPGKFAFVLDDGRGDLIDRPCDVGLVALDAETVQLRVGEHYGAVVPLAAAARELIALAELFCAARGTGPTAPWHTYEMASPLVAPVDPDPRVPQATGPLPFGPVPGGLHAPVGDDGLDPADVDALLAGVDEVVFTPWKGVLIPSPTQVASSTHGGAAQADAGGSDAGQR, translated from the coding sequence ATGTCCGTCCTCATCCGCGACCGCGCCGACCGCTGCCCGGGGATCCTGCGTCCGTGGCCCGCCGCCGACGGGCTGCTGGTCCGCGTCCGGCTCGTCGGTGGGCGCATCACCGCCCGCCAGCTGCGCGGCCTGAGTGTCGCGGCGACCGTTTTCGGCGACGGCTGCGTCCGGCCCACGACCCGCGCGAACCTGCAGTTGCGCGCGTTCCCGGGCACCGACGGCGTCCTGGACGCCGACGCGCTGGCCGCCATCGAGGCCAGCGGGCTGCTGCCCGCGCCGGCACACGACCGGGTCCGCAACATCACCGTGTCGCCGCAGACAGGCCTCGCCGGCGGCCGCGCCGACCTGCGTCCGCTGGCCGCCGACCTGGACGCGCAGATCGTCGCCAGCGACGTGCTGCCCGGCCTGCCCGGCAAGTTCGCGTTCGTGCTGGACGACGGCCGCGGCGACCTGATCGACCGGCCCTGCGACGTCGGCCTCGTCGCCCTGGACGCCGAGACGGTCCAGCTCCGCGTCGGCGAGCACTACGGGGCGGTCGTCCCGCTGGCCGCGGCCGCCCGCGAACTCATCGCGCTGGCTGAGCTGTTCTGCGCCGCCCGCGGCACCGGCCCGACCGCGCCCTGGCACACCTACGAGATGGCATCCCCCCTGGTCGCCCCGGTGGACCCCGACCCGCGCGTCCCGCAGGCCACCGGGCCGCTGCCGTTCGGTCCCGTGCCCGGCGGGCTGCACGCGCCGGTGGGCGATGACGGCCTCGACCCCGCCGACGTCGACGCCCTGCTCGCCGGCGTGGACGAGGTGGTGTTCACGCCGTGGAAGGGCGTCCTGATCCCGTCCCCCACGCAGGTGGCGTCCTCGACGCACGGTGGTGCGGCGCAGGCGGACGCCGGCGGCTCGGACGCGGGGCAGCGGTGA
- a CDS encoding precorrin-8X methylmutase, protein MSGLRRPARRYPYVDAGADIYVDSFATIRREADLTGVPADAEKVAVRMIHGSGQVDLARDLVVHPGLLAAARGALEAGAPILCDATMVATGVTASRLPASNDVICLLNDPRVPDLARAFGTTRSAAAVSLWEPMLAGAVVAIGNAPTALFHLLELILDGGPRPAAIVGCPVGFIGAAESKQALVDLAADHGIDIPYVTVLGRRGGSAMTSSALNALAQEAE, encoded by the coding sequence GTGAGCGGGCTGCGACGTCCGGCCCGGCGCTACCCCTACGTGGACGCAGGGGCGGACATCTACGTCGACTCGTTCGCGACCATCCGCCGCGAGGCCGACCTGACCGGCGTCCCCGCGGACGCGGAGAAGGTCGCCGTCCGGATGATCCACGGCTCGGGGCAGGTCGACCTGGCCCGCGACCTGGTCGTCCACCCGGGCCTGCTCGCCGCCGCCCGCGGCGCGCTGGAGGCGGGAGCGCCGATCCTGTGCGACGCCACCATGGTCGCCACCGGCGTCACCGCGTCCCGGCTCCCGGCGTCCAACGACGTGATCTGCCTGCTGAACGACCCACGTGTGCCCGACCTGGCCCGCGCGTTCGGCACCACCCGCTCGGCCGCCGCGGTCTCGCTGTGGGAGCCGATGCTCGCGGGCGCGGTCGTCGCCATCGGCAACGCGCCCACCGCGCTGTTCCACCTGCTGGAGCTGATCCTGGACGGCGGTCCGCGCCCGGCGGCGATCGTCGGCTGCCCGGTCGGCTTCATCGGCGCGGCCGAGTCCAAGCAGGCGCTGGTCGACCTGGCCGCCGACCACGGCATCGACATCCCCTACGTGACCGTGCTGGGACGCCGCGGCGGCTCGGCGATGACGTCGTCGGCTTTGAACGCGCTGGCCCA